The Pedobacter roseus genome contains a region encoding:
- a CDS encoding cation diffusion facilitator family transporter, producing the protein MARANNSIYSALAANLLIAVTKFIAGAFTNSSSMIAEGIHSTVDTSNQLLLLYGLKRSVKPPDKSRPFGYGKELYFWSFIVSIMIFGLGGVVSISQGISHIRHPEVLGNPTWNYVVLGLSFLFEGASLIIAMKEFNKTRKGLPWWKAIIKSKDPSGFLVLFEDGAAVLGLLIVFIFMVLSHNLNLPFLDGLASVLVGTLLIFVSFILARESRSLLMGEGLTAETQQKIKELAENDQDVITVTSILSQYQSPKEVLLVLILTFKSELNTTDLTTAIDRLRDKIKSEYNVIKFVIIQPQSADVKENDFSKDIYLG; encoded by the coding sequence ATGGCAAGAGCCAATAATTCTATTTACAGCGCACTAGCGGCCAATTTATTAATTGCAGTAACTAAATTCATTGCGGGGGCATTTACCAATAGCTCATCAATGATTGCCGAAGGCATTCACTCAACAGTTGACACCAGCAACCAACTTTTATTGCTCTATGGATTAAAAAGAAGTGTGAAACCACCTGACAAATCACGACCTTTTGGTTATGGTAAAGAGCTGTATTTCTGGTCGTTTATTGTATCCATCATGATTTTTGGTTTAGGTGGTGTGGTCTCTATTTCACAAGGGATTTCGCACATCCGTCACCCGGAAGTTTTAGGCAACCCAACATGGAATTATGTGGTATTGGGTTTATCTTTCTTATTCGAAGGTGCTTCTTTGATCATTGCTATGAAGGAATTTAATAAAACACGTAAAGGACTACCCTGGTGGAAAGCCATTATTAAAAGTAAAGATCCATCTGGCTTTTTAGTACTGTTTGAAGATGGAGCTGCCGTTTTAGGATTATTGATCGTTTTTATATTTATGGTGCTCAGCCACAACTTAAATCTTCCGTTTTTAGATGGCTTGGCTTCCGTATTGGTGGGTACGCTTTTGATTTTTGTTTCCTTTATACTGGCAAGAGAAAGCCGTAGTTTATTAATGGGCGAAGGCTTAACGGCAGAAACACAGCAAAAAATAAAAGAACTGGCAGAAAATGATCAGGATGTGATTACGGTAACAAGTATTTTATCTCAATATCAATCTCCAAAAGAAGTATTGCTGGTGCTTATCCTAACATTTAAATCAGAATTAAATACCACCGACCTAACCACGGCCATCGACAGGTTGAGGGATAAAATAAAATCTGAATATAATGTGATTAAGTTTGTGATTATCCAGCCACAATCTGCTGATGTAAAAGAAAATGATTTTAGTAAGGATATTTATCTGGGGTAG
- a CDS encoding aldose epimerase family protein has translation MKLKSLAGLGVLAAIGFASCQSETKKTSSTDSLKSDAAAVVKLVPDSFKKEIDGKQTALYTLKNKNNAEAVFTNYGGRLVSLLVPNKDGKLVDVVVGFKSVSDYEKSTEPYFGATIGRYGNRIAKGKFTLEGKTYSLFTNNGQNTLHGGKKGYQYVVWDATQPAENTLVLHYLSKDGDENFPGNLDVKVTYILTDNNELKMDYEAKTDKTTVVNLTNHAFFNLNGDGSGTILNHEVQIYADGYTPVDSTLIPTGKIEKVAGTPFDFNKTTTIGARINDKNEQLTFGKGYDHNYVLNKTKAMGMFHAATVKGDKSGIVMDIYTQEPGLQFYSGNFMQSKNTFKSGAKDDFRTAIAMETQHFPDSPNQPAFPSTVLKPGQLYKTSSIYKFTK, from the coding sequence ATGAAATTAAAATCATTAGCGGGCCTCGGCGTTCTGGCTGCAATCGGGTTTGCATCATGCCAATCTGAAACCAAAAAAACTTCCTCTACAGATAGTTTGAAAAGCGACGCTGCAGCAGTTGTTAAATTAGTTCCCGATTCTTTTAAAAAAGAAATTGATGGTAAACAAACTGCTTTGTACACTTTAAAGAACAAGAATAATGCGGAGGCAGTTTTTACCAATTACGGTGGACGTTTAGTGAGCTTATTGGTGCCAAACAAAGATGGGAAACTGGTAGATGTAGTGGTTGGTTTTAAAAGCGTAAGCGATTACGAAAAATCGACAGAGCCTTACTTTGGCGCAACCATTGGTCGTTATGGCAACCGTATTGCTAAAGGAAAATTTACGCTTGAAGGTAAAACCTATTCGTTATTTACCAATAATGGTCAAAATACACTTCATGGTGGTAAAAAAGGCTATCAATACGTGGTTTGGGATGCAACTCAACCCGCCGAAAATACTTTAGTATTACATTATTTATCAAAAGATGGAGATGAAAATTTTCCTGGCAATTTAGATGTTAAGGTAACTTATATTTTAACCGATAATAATGAATTAAAAATGGACTATGAAGCCAAAACAGATAAAACTACCGTGGTAAACTTAACCAATCATGCATTTTTTAATTTAAATGGTGATGGAAGCGGAACCATTTTAAACCATGAGGTGCAAATTTATGCTGATGGATACACCCCGGTAGATTCGACCTTGATCCCGACCGGAAAAATTGAAAAAGTAGCAGGAACACCTTTCGATTTTAACAAAACCACAACTATCGGTGCCCGTATAAATGATAAAAATGAACAGTTAACCTTCGGAAAAGGCTACGACCATAATTACGTACTCAATAAGACTAAAGCGATGGGCATGTTTCATGCTGCTACCGTTAAAGGAGATAAATCGGGTATTGTAATGGATATTTATACGCAAGAACCTGGTTTACAGTTTTATAGTGGTAATTTCATGCAGAGTAAAAATACCTTTAAATCAGGAGCGAAAGATGATTTCAGAACTGCGATTGCAATGGAAACTCAACATTTTCCGGATTCTCCGAACCAACCTGCATTTCCTTCTACGGTATTAAAACCCGGGCAATTATACAAAACAAGTTCAATCTATAAATTTACCAAGTAA
- a CDS encoding HAD family hydrolase: MITPKPKAFLFDLNGTMINDMAFHNQAWHNILTKDLGASISFDAVKKQMYGKNQDLLERVFGVGHFSQEQIDQISIEKEHRYQAAYKKHLALIDGLGDFMQKAKQSGIQMAIGSAAIPFNINFVLDNLNIRSYFKAIVSAEDVANSKPDPETFTKGAEILGIDASECIVFEDAPKGVEAAQNAGMKCVALTTMHTKEEFSAYNNIIAFIEDYTDPVLQDLF; the protein is encoded by the coding sequence ATGATAACCCCTAAACCCAAAGCTTTTCTTTTCGATTTAAATGGCACCATGATTAACGACATGGCTTTTCATAATCAGGCATGGCATAACATCCTCACGAAGGATTTAGGCGCCAGCATCAGCTTCGATGCGGTAAAAAAACAGATGTACGGTAAAAATCAGGACCTGCTAGAACGCGTTTTTGGTGTAGGTCATTTCTCACAGGAACAGATTGATCAGATTTCTATTGAAAAAGAACACCGGTATCAGGCCGCATATAAAAAACATCTGGCGTTAATTGACGGCTTGGGCGATTTTATGCAAAAGGCAAAACAATCGGGCATTCAAATGGCGATTGGTTCGGCTGCAATTCCTTTCAATATTAATTTTGTACTCGATAATTTAAATATTCGTTCGTATTTTAAAGCGATAGTAAGCGCCGAAGATGTAGCAAACAGCAAACCAGATCCTGAAACTTTTACTAAAGGTGCTGAAATTTTAGGGATTGATGCCAGCGAATGTATTGTTTTTGAAGATGCCCCAAAGGGTGTTGAAGCGGCACAAAATGCAGGGATGAAGTGTGTAGCGCTTACCACCATGCACACCAAAGAGGAATTTTCGGCTTATAATAACATTATTGCTTTTATAGAAGATTATACCGATCCGGTTTTACAGGATCTTTTCTAA
- a CDS encoding PAS domain-containing sensor histidine kinase: protein MGRHSSSVLSSDQLLNVLALSKDATAIYTSEDIVIEMANDAMIAFWGKDRSIIGKPLEEAVPELKGQPFIDMLKNVLLTGITDQGDAVPAQTMKDGQLHTAYYSYEYKAIKDESGLPYCILHTASDVSDMVLARQIIKETELQREALDEEQLMISIKEDQQKHDFISMVSHELKTPLTSISAYVQLLQSKPLTDGFLITTLDKVQKQIRKMTTMIGSFLNVSRLESGKIQLIRSDFDLDKLICDVVEDARLIDSSYHISFIEGEPKMVNADREKMSSVISNLISNAIKYSAQGSTIWIESEVVGDKVNVRVTDNGIGIQEQDVERLFDRFYRVENQLTKSISGFGIGLYLSAEIINRHNGKIWVESKYGEGSTFHFDIPLVV, encoded by the coding sequence ATGGGCCGTCATTCTTCCAGCGTTTTAAGTAGCGATCAATTATTAAATGTACTTGCTTTATCAAAAGATGCAACGGCCATTTATACTTCGGAAGATATTGTGATCGAAATGGCAAATGATGCCATGATTGCTTTTTGGGGAAAAGACCGGTCGATTATCGGTAAACCTTTGGAAGAAGCTGTACCGGAACTGAAAGGACAACCGTTTATCGATATGCTCAAAAATGTGCTGTTGACTGGTATTACTGATCAGGGGGATGCCGTTCCGGCTCAAACCATGAAAGATGGGCAATTGCACACCGCTTATTATAGTTACGAATACAAGGCAATAAAAGACGAATCGGGCTTGCCATATTGTATTTTACATACGGCAAGCGATGTTAGTGATATGGTTCTCGCCCGGCAGATTATTAAAGAAACTGAGTTGCAGCGTGAGGCCCTGGATGAAGAACAGTTAATGATCAGTATTAAAGAAGACCAGCAGAAACATGATTTCATCAGCATGGTAAGCCATGAGTTAAAAACACCGCTTACTTCTATTAGCGCTTATGTACAGCTATTGCAAAGTAAACCTTTAACAGATGGTTTTTTAATTACTACGCTGGATAAAGTGCAGAAACAGATCCGAAAGATGACCACCATGATCGGTTCGTTTTTAAATGTATCACGTCTTGAATCTGGAAAAATTCAACTCATCAGGTCTGATTTTGACCTCGATAAACTTATTTGTGATGTAGTGGAAGATGCCCGTTTGATCGATTCTTCCTATCATATCAGTTTTATTGAAGGTGAACCTAAAATGGTGAATGCCGATCGGGAAAAAATGTCGTCTGTGATTTCAAATTTAATCAGTAACGCCATAAAATATTCGGCGCAGGGCAGCACTATATGGATTGAATCTGAAGTTGTTGGCGATAAAGTAAACGTGCGTGTAACCGATAACGGAATTGGTATTCAGGAACAAGATGTGGAAAGGCTTTTCGACCGCTTTTACCGGGTAGAAAATCAACTGACCAAAAGCATTTCGGGTTTTGGCATCGGTTTATACCTCAGTGCCGAAATTATTAACCGCCATAACGGCAAAATATGGGTAGAAAGTAAGTATGGCGAAGGTTCTACCTTTCATTTTGACATTCCTCTTGTTGTTTAG
- a CDS encoding tetratricopeptide repeat protein — MQENHSTEGAPESHFNESLCANCQLNVYEPGYAINLCSDCRKSLIKYPIPKWIKFFALGILAVMVISLVRTQQYISAAVHLGKAENAIDQKHFITAQRELSLVLNKFPKDFNANAYMMVASAYNFDFEAYQIAFDKVADIKTEDEALLSTVNAASEYIAQSFPKDTLMYKRIVAVAKDKEKLLAMVDSTDEIVLKTHIANFLFETKDYDLVDGIVNKVLAVDPNFYQALSLKTAVKRNTAKYDEALALCDRLLAFNAEDIYVLSQKARIELKRKHDKDAAVFASKALALDPENDCAIEATAMVDYFAGRKKASLASLSKIKAHEAQSGDSTISKRLSPIILGSEIYR, encoded by the coding sequence ATGCAGGAAAATCATTCCACAGAAGGTGCGCCAGAAAGCCATTTTAACGAAAGCCTGTGCGCAAACTGTCAGTTAAACGTATACGAACCTGGTTATGCCATTAATTTATGTTCTGATTGCCGGAAAAGTTTAATTAAATATCCCATCCCCAAATGGATTAAATTTTTCGCGCTCGGCATCTTAGCCGTTATGGTAATCAGTTTGGTGCGTACGCAGCAATATATCTCTGCAGCAGTCCATTTAGGCAAAGCAGAGAACGCAATCGATCAAAAACATTTTATAACCGCACAGCGCGAGTTGAGTTTAGTATTGAATAAATTTCCGAAAGATTTCAATGCCAATGCCTATATGATGGTAGCAAGTGCCTATAATTTTGATTTTGAAGCGTACCAGATCGCTTTTGATAAGGTAGCAGATATAAAAACAGAGGATGAAGCCTTGTTGAGCACGGTAAATGCAGCCTCTGAATATATTGCCCAATCGTTCCCTAAAGATACGTTAATGTATAAACGTATTGTTGCCGTTGCAAAGGATAAGGAAAAATTATTGGCCATGGTTGATAGTACGGACGAAATTGTATTAAAAACGCACATTGCCAACTTTTTATTCGAGACAAAAGATTATGATCTAGTGGATGGTATTGTAAACAAGGTTTTGGCAGTTGATCCTAATTTTTATCAGGCTTTAAGTTTGAAAACCGCTGTTAAAAGAAACACGGCCAAATACGATGAAGCTTTGGCACTTTGCGATCGGTTACTGGCATTTAACGCCGAAGATATTTATGTTTTATCGCAAAAGGCAAGGATTGAACTCAAACGGAAACATGATAAGGATGCTGCTGTTTTTGCTTCAAAAGCACTCGCCCTTGATCCTGAGAATGACTGTGCTATTGAAGCCACGGCGATGGTAGACTATTTTGCCGGCAGGAAAAAGGCAAGTTTGGCGAGTTTGTCCAAAATAAAGGCCCATGAAGCCCAATCGGGCGATAGCACCATATCAAAACGTTTATCACCCATTATTTTGGGTTCAGAAATTTATAGGTAA
- the mgrA gene encoding L-glyceraldehyde 3-phosphate reductase, which produces MNQNISVERYDKMLYRRCGKSGIKLPAISLGLWHNFGHVNVFENSKNLIYTAFNNGITHFDLANNYGPPPGSAEEVFGKILQENFKSYRDEMIISSKAGYTMWDGPYGDWGSKKYLVSSLDQSLKRMKLDYVDIFYHHRPDPETPLEETMAALSLMVQQGKALYVGISNYQAEDAAKAIKILKDNGTPCLIHQPKYSMFERWVESGLLDVLENNGVGCIPFSPLAQGLLTDKYLHGIPADSRVATSGVFLKESNITPEKIEIIGKLNEVAKSRGQKLAHMALSWILKDNRITTVLIGASKPEQITDSIKALDNIIFSETEIKLIDEILG; this is translated from the coding sequence ATGAATCAAAATATATCAGTAGAACGTTACGATAAAATGTTATACCGCCGCTGTGGCAAGAGCGGAATTAAATTACCGGCCATTTCATTGGGCTTATGGCATAATTTCGGACATGTAAACGTTTTTGAAAACAGTAAAAATTTAATTTACACCGCTTTTAATAATGGCATCACCCACTTCGACTTAGCAAATAATTATGGTCCGCCTCCGGGTTCTGCAGAGGAAGTTTTTGGTAAAATTCTTCAAGAAAATTTTAAAAGCTACCGCGATGAAATGATTATTTCGAGCAAGGCCGGATATACCATGTGGGATGGCCCGTACGGCGATTGGGGATCAAAAAAATACCTGGTATCGAGTTTGGATCAAAGTTTAAAACGCATGAAACTGGATTATGTTGATATTTTCTATCACCACCGCCCTGATCCTGAAACTCCGCTGGAAGAAACCATGGCTGCTTTAAGCTTAATGGTTCAGCAAGGAAAGGCTTTATACGTAGGTATATCAAACTACCAGGCGGAAGATGCTGCAAAGGCCATTAAAATTTTAAAAGATAACGGTACGCCATGTTTAATCCATCAGCCCAAATATTCGATGTTCGAACGTTGGGTAGAAAGCGGTTTGCTTGATGTTTTAGAAAACAATGGTGTAGGCTGTATCCCCTTTTCGCCTTTAGCACAGGGACTGCTTACCGATAAATATTTACATGGTATCCCTGCCGACTCGCGGGTGGCTACCAGTGGTGTTTTCTTAAAAGAGAGCAATATTACCCCGGAGAAAATTGAAATAATCGGCAAATTAAATGAGGTAGCAAAATCGCGTGGTCAAAAATTGGCGCACATGGCTTTATCATGGATTTTAAAAGATAATCGCATTACAACAGTATTGATAGGTGCCAGTAAACCAGAACAGATTACAGATTCAATTAAAGCTTTAGATAACATCATATTTAGTGAAACTGAAATCAAATTAATCGATGAGATTTTAGGTTAA
- a CDS encoding phosphatase PAP2 family protein, which produces MSFFIAQHPILAFDIKTSLFIQQYHADWLDKVMLAISFFGELPYSLLSVIIVAAIFYWQKYKRESIFISTVLLSGLIILGIKNVINRPRPTAFYVRLVEVNRFQSYPSGHVLSYTLFFGFLIILMNTSKNIPKNTKNIVTYLSAFLIVTIAPSRIYLGAHWFTDTVGGFLLGLICLFPLCYFYFKKKQVNP; this is translated from the coding sequence TTGAGTTTTTTTATCGCGCAACACCCTATTCTCGCTTTTGATATTAAAACTTCACTGTTTATTCAGCAATATCACGCTGATTGGTTAGATAAAGTAATGCTAGCCATTAGTTTTTTTGGTGAACTCCCTTATTCTTTACTTTCTGTTATAATTGTCGCTGCCATTTTTTATTGGCAGAAATATAAACGCGAGAGTATATTTATTTCAACCGTTTTACTATCGGGACTGATTATTTTAGGAATAAAAAATGTGATTAACCGTCCAAGGCCAACTGCATTTTATGTTCGTTTGGTGGAAGTTAACCGTTTTCAGAGTTACCCAAGCGGGCATGTATTGTCCTATACTTTATTTTTCGGTTTCCTGATTATCCTGATGAATACTTCGAAAAACATCCCGAAAAACACTAAAAACATCGTTACATACCTATCAGCATTTTTGATCGTGACGATTGCGCCATCAAGGATTTATTTGGGCGCACATTGGTTTACCGATACGGTTGGAGGCTTTTTACTCGGCCTGATCTGCCTTTTCCCCTTGTGTTATTTCTATTTTAAGAAAAAGCAGGTTAATCCTTAA
- a CDS encoding NAD-dependent succinate-semialdehyde dehydrogenase, with protein sequence MSISSINPVNGAIIKTYQKDTEDLIDQKIDQVHQTWLSYRDTDFQSRSKLLLQVSKLLNERKDQLAELMALEMGKPLKAGVAEVLKCASVCEYYAKNGAEFLADQTIKTSASKSYVSFQPIGVVLAIMPWNFPFWQVFRFLAPALMAGNCGVLKHSSGVTGCAIEIEKVIEDAGFPKHVFKTLICSSKAISKVIENPCIKAVTLTGSTEAGKKVAEQAGKLIKKTVLELGGSDPYLVLEDADLEKAAKICAEARLINNGQSCIAAKRFIVVKTVEAQFIKLFKAEMESKKIGDPLQNNTDLGPMARADLRDELHQQVLKSIEQGAKCVLGGEIPGIEGKHAYYQPTILTNVKKGVLAYDEEIFGPVAAIISAEDTEDAIRIANDTNFGLGAAVFTENASLAEDIARNKLSAGSCFVNEGVKSDPALPFGGINQSGYGRELSMFGIHEFVNIKTVYIK encoded by the coding sequence ATGAGCATTTCATCTATAAACCCTGTAAACGGGGCAATCATAAAAACTTACCAGAAAGATACTGAAGATTTGATTGATCAGAAAATCGATCAGGTGCATCAAACATGGTTGAGTTACAGGGACACCGATTTTCAAAGCCGCTCAAAGCTATTGTTGCAGGTTTCGAAACTTTTAAACGAACGTAAAGATCAGCTGGCCGAACTTATGGCATTAGAAATGGGCAAACCCTTAAAAGCTGGTGTTGCCGAAGTTCTTAAATGTGCCTCCGTTTGCGAATATTATGCTAAAAACGGTGCTGAATTTTTAGCCGATCAAACCATAAAAACAAGTGCATCTAAGAGTTATGTGAGCTTTCAGCCAATTGGTGTGGTATTGGCCATTATGCCCTGGAATTTTCCATTTTGGCAAGTGTTTCGCTTTTTGGCTCCGGCTTTAATGGCCGGTAATTGCGGTGTTTTAAAACACTCATCGGGCGTTACGGGTTGTGCCATCGAAATAGAAAAAGTAATTGAAGATGCTGGCTTTCCTAAGCATGTTTTTAAAACGCTGATCTGTAGCAGTAAAGCCATTTCAAAGGTAATCGAAAACCCCTGCATCAAAGCCGTAACCCTTACCGGAAGCACCGAAGCAGGTAAAAAGGTAGCCGAACAAGCAGGGAAATTGATCAAAAAAACAGTTTTGGAACTTGGTGGGAGCGATCCTTATTTGGTTTTGGAAGATGCCGATTTGGAAAAGGCGGCAAAAATATGTGCGGAGGCCAGGTTAATCAATAACGGGCAAAGTTGTATTGCTGCGAAACGCTTCATAGTGGTCAAAACAGTTGAAGCGCAATTTATCAAACTTTTCAAAGCAGAAATGGAAAGTAAGAAAATTGGAGATCCCTTGCAGAATAATACCGATTTAGGACCAATGGCGAGGGCAGATCTTCGTGATGAATTGCATCAGCAGGTTTTAAAGAGTATTGAACAGGGTGCAAAATGTGTTCTAGGAGGCGAAATCCCCGGCATTGAAGGTAAACATGCTTATTACCAGCCCACTATATTAACTAATGTAAAAAAGGGCGTATTGGCTTATGATGAAGAAATATTCGGTCCGGTGGCTGCAATTATCTCCGCAGAAGATACTGAAGATGCCATCCGCATTGCCAACGACACCAATTTTGGATTGGGTGCAGCCGTTTTTACTGAAAATGCATCATTAGCAGAAGATATAGCGCGGAATAAGCTTTCAGCAGGCTCTTGTTTTGTGAATGAAGGCGTTAAATCAGATCCCGCATTGCCTTTTGGAGGCATCAATCAATCTGGCTACGGCCGTGAATTAAGTATGTTCGGTATTCATGAGTTCGTGAATATTAAAACCGTGTACATTAAATAA
- a CDS encoding metalloprotease family protein, whose amino-acid sequence MFVPGILISIATFPGVIVHELAHQLFCRLFKVPVFEVCYFRTENPVGYVLHEPAPKVYQTVFISVGPFIINSLLCFVIGFSAALQFKFNSANILDYLLMYLAISIGAHAFPSTGDANSLWNAVVKSKTTSWLSKIVVIPIVGFIYAGALGSFFWLDIIYGGAVALGLPYLIIKFLV is encoded by the coding sequence ATGTTTGTTCCAGGTATATTAATCAGTATCGCTACTTTTCCGGGTGTAATTGTACATGAGCTTGCCCACCAGCTTTTTTGCAGGTTATTTAAGGTTCCGGTGTTCGAGGTTTGTTATTTCAGAACCGAAAACCCTGTAGGTTATGTTTTACATGAGCCCGCGCCAAAGGTTTATCAAACTGTATTTATTTCTGTAGGTCCTTTTATTATTAATTCACTCTTGTGTTTTGTTATAGGTTTTTCTGCTGCGCTGCAGTTTAAATTCAATTCGGCAAATATTTTAGATTATTTATTGATGTATCTGGCCATTTCCATCGGTGCGCATGCATTTCCAAGCACAGGCGATGCAAACAGTTTGTGGAATGCGGTTGTAAAATCAAAAACTACTTCCTGGTTGTCTAAAATTGTGGTAATTCCTATAGTCGGTTTCATATACGCGGGTGCATTGGGATCTTTCTTTTGGCTCGATATTATTTATGGTGGGGCCGTAGCTTTAGGCTTACCGTATCTGATCATTAAATTTTTGGTTTAA
- a CDS encoding Crp/Fnr family transcriptional regulator has product MDAARHESEPLINYLNDLQPLCEEIIERAKAETFRVSVRKNDILPCLNELHGDCLFFIIKGLVRGFIVDEGKDITSWLIDENHLIGSIRNPGSVKPTYKEQFQALEDSDLLILPYHLIDAMYAQFPETNILARKLLAIHYHMSQERSILSRIPSAEARYRQFKDGHPTIKFRVPLKFLASYLGIRIETLSRIRRKEKLEANLKD; this is encoded by the coding sequence ATGGATGCTGCCAGGCATGAAAGTGAACCGCTTATTAACTATTTAAATGATCTGCAGCCCCTTTGCGAAGAAATAATCGAACGGGCAAAAGCGGAAACATTTAGGGTTTCTGTGCGTAAAAATGATATTTTACCTTGTTTAAATGAACTGCACGGCGATTGTTTGTTTTTCATTATTAAAGGTTTGGTACGTGGCTTTATCGTGGATGAAGGTAAAGACATTACCTCGTGGTTAATTGATGAAAATCACCTGATCGGGAGTATCCGGAATCCAGGTAGCGTTAAACCCACCTACAAAGAACAGTTCCAGGCATTAGAAGATTCTGATCTGCTTATACTTCCATACCACCTTATTGATGCAATGTATGCACAATTCCCCGAAACCAATATATTGGCCAGAAAACTTTTAGCCATACATTATCACATGTCGCAGGAACGCTCTATTTTATCCAGGATCCCTTCTGCTGAAGCACGTTACAGGCAATTCAAAGATGGCCACCCAACCATAAAATTCAGGGTGCCATTAAAGTTTTTAGCCAGTTACCTGGGCATCCGCATCGAAACTTTGAGCAGGATCAGGAGAAAGGAAAAGCTTGAAGCAAATCTTAAGGATTAA
- a CDS encoding sterol desaturase family protein: MKVDYIALSVPVFFILIGIELAYNFYKKLNYYRLNDSIANLSQGIGQQLTGIFMKTALFFGYKYIFEHWRFFELPKTVWIWMLLFIGVDFFYYWFHRMSHQINALWAAHIVHHQSEEYNLTVALRQSWFQGWFSWLFYLPLALVGFDPIMFLTLSSFNTLYQFWIHTRAIKNMGFLEFILNTPSHHRVHHGSNPKYIDKNHAGTLIIWDRIFGTFQKEEEEVYYGITKPLASWNPVWANLHYWDDLVKTAKQSPKISDKVKVFLKPPGWFPSHLGGFQSAPEINPLTYQKYNPVYQSKLTGYVLIQFLVALAAGSVLLFSYHKMETIAVVSGSFFTILTLITCGALLEQKAWQIKFEYFRLIFGVLLVLVFKIAVGYQVIFVAIQLISVIWFFNLQNANPNPNED, from the coding sequence ATGAAAGTGGATTACATTGCGTTATCTGTGCCGGTTTTTTTTATCCTGATTGGGATAGAACTCGCCTATAATTTCTATAAAAAACTAAACTACTACCGGCTTAACGATAGTATTGCCAATTTAAGTCAGGGTATAGGGCAGCAGCTTACCGGGATTTTCATGAAAACGGCCTTGTTTTTTGGTTATAAATATATTTTTGAGCATTGGCGCTTTTTTGAATTACCAAAAACCGTCTGGATCTGGATGCTGCTATTTATCGGTGTCGATTTTTTCTACTACTGGTTCCACCGGATGAGCCATCAGATAAATGCTTTGTGGGCCGCGCATATTGTACACCACCAATCGGAAGAATATAACTTAACTGTTGCTTTACGCCAAAGCTGGTTTCAGGGTTGGTTTAGCTGGCTATTTTATTTACCGTTGGCCCTTGTGGGTTTCGATCCCATTATGTTTTTAACCCTGAGTTCTTTTAATACGCTTTATCAGTTCTGGATCCATACCAGGGCAATTAAAAATATGGGTTTTCTGGAATTTATATTAAATACGCCATCGCATCACCGGGTACACCATGGTTCTAACCCTAAATATATCGATAAGAACCATGCAGGTACCTTAATTATCTGGGATCGCATTTTCGGGACTTTTCAAAAAGAGGAAGAAGAAGTTTATTATGGCATTACCAAACCATTGGCCAGCTGGAACCCTGTTTGGGCAAACCTGCATTATTGGGATGACCTGGTTAAAACGGCTAAACAATCGCCTAAAATAAGTGATAAAGTTAAAGTTTTTTTAAAACCTCCCGGATGGTTTCCTTCACATTTAGGTGGGTTTCAGTCTGCGCCTGAAATTAATCCGCTAACTTATCAAAAATATAATCCGGTTTATCAAAGCAAGTTAACGGGTTATGTGCTTATACAGTTTTTAGTAGCATTGGCCGCGGGTTCTGTTCTATTGTTCTCCTATCATAAAATGGAAACCATCGCCGTAGTATCGGGATCTTTTTTTACGATATTGACCTTAATCACCTGTGGTGCTTTGTTAGAGCAGAAAGCATGGCAAATTAAGTTCGAATATTTCAGGCTGATATTTGGCGTTTTGTTAGTGCTGGTTTTTAAAATCGCTGTCGGGTATCAAGTAATTTTTGTGGCTATCCAGTTAATATCCGTAATTTGGTTCTTTAATTTGCAAAATGCAAATCCTAATCCCAATGAAGACTAA